A genomic stretch from Candidatus Bathyarchaeota archaeon includes:
- a CDS encoding pyruvoyl-dependent arginine decarboxylase codes for MEVKILSSKAEGKTLTSAFDLALAKVELQNYNLIKISSIIPKDAKVIQAEKYENPDKKVGDILHVVISEKSSNKKEQKITCGLGWILADEGGVFYEESLLDSSREIVEKKLLKGLEDAKKIRNWRWIGEPRMNIEEHMVEKNGCVFVVAVYDL; via the coding sequence ATGGAAGTCAAGATTCTATCAAGTAAGGCAGAAGGCAAGACATTAACAAGCGCATTTGATTTAGCTCTTGCTAAGGTAGAACTCCAAAATTACAATCTAATTAAAATCTCCTCAATCATTCCAAAAGATGCCAAAGTTATCCAGGCAGAAAAATATGAAAATCCAGATAAGAAGGTTGGGGATATTCTCCATGTCGTTATCTCAGAAAAATCTAGCAATAAGAAAGAACAAAAAATAACATGTGGGCTTGGTTGGATATTAGCAGATGAGGGTGGAGTATTTTACGAGGAAAGTCTTCTGGATTCTAGTAGAGAAATTGTTGAGAAAAAATTACTTAAAGGATTAGAAGACGCAAAGAAGATTAGAAATTGGAGATGGATAGGTGAACCAAGGATGAATATAGAAGAGCATATGG